The genomic window CCTCCACGGGCAGGGGCTCTCCTATGCCGTCGCGAACCGCGGTGCGGACCACATGTACGCCGGCATGCTGACTCCCGAGTACAGCGGCGAACTCGATCCGGAGGGCACCCTCGGGAAGGCCGAGCGACTCGTCCACGAGGAAAACGCCTCGGCGTTCCGGGACACCGGCATCGTCTGTGCGTTCGGCAGCGACTACGTCACCCCGGATCGGCTCGAGACGCTGTTCGACGCCGACTACGCCGCCCTCATGGAAATCGGCGCGCGGACCGTTCGCCGCGAGCGCCACTTCAACAACCAGCGGGGGTTCGACCGGAGCGACGACGGCCTCCCCTACGAGATCCCCGACCTCGAGGCGGCGATCGACGAGTACTACGCGGCGCGGGGCTGGACCGAGGACGGCGTCGTTCCGGATAGGGCCCTCGAGCCGATCGCACCGTCGGCGGACTGAGCCGGAGAAACAACGGGAACGGAACTGCCCGCTCATCCGCCGTACACCGACGGCACCAGCCGGATCACGGCACCGTCTTCGAGGGCCGTCTCGAGGCCGTCGATGTGGACGACGTGCTTCGCGTCCTTCGTGACGACCGTGTCCCCCGCCAGCCCGTCGTCCTCGGCCGCGAGTTCGCCCTCGAGGCCCGGATACGCCGCCTCGAGTTCGCCCTCGAGGCCCGGATACGCCGCCTCGAGTTCGTCCAAGAGGTCGCCGACGGTGTCGGCGTCCGTCTCGTACCTGACCGTCTTCTCGCCGACGGCGTCGCGAAACGGGCCGAAGAAGACGCACTCGAGTTGCACACCGTCTCGTTCGACGCGGCGTCCCTTGTAATCGAGGGAGGCGAGGAGGCGAGCGACTAGCGGCGGGTCGGCGAATCGGCGGCTCACCGCTCGAGAAACGAGCGAACTCGCGAGTCGAACGTCAGTTTTCGCTCGTGGAAGGCGGCGTGTTTCGATCCGGGCGCGAGCGTCACGGTGCCGTCGGGAATTCGGACCGCGATCTCTCTCGTGAGCGGCGGCGGGAAAATCGGGTCGCGGCCGCC from Natrinema versiforme includes these protein-coding regions:
- a CDS encoding MoaD/ThiS family protein, whose product is MSRRFADPPLVARLLASLDYKGRRVERDGVQLECVFFGPFRDAVGEKTVRYETDADTVGDLLDELEAAYPGLEGELEAAYPGLEGELAAEDDGLAGDTVVTKDAKHVVHIDGLETALEDGAVIRLVPSVYGG